A genomic segment from Nitrospira sp. encodes:
- a CDS encoding Decarboxylase family protein: protein MKSPVARSKPAPTKDEILAQLNSLLDRPDDDIQAALMKEILIGVLRLSESQMDVLDLKIVNRALKELRHAFKVFQGYRHRLKVSVFGSARTPADDPNYQLAFRFAKRMVEEGYMTITGGADGIMRASQEGAGREHSFGVNIMLPFEQGANSVIADDPKLVTFKYFFTRKLMFQKESHAIALFPGGFGTHDEGFEILTLVQTGKSDPKPIVCLQAPGCDYWNHWNLFITEQLLKRHLINAEDLALFTIVDNVEDAVTEIRTFYRRYHSIRFVGRQLAIRLKTPLTEAQVENVQQEFKDLLTEGTFEQRPSLPEEIDEPGLKDFARLTFSFNRRSAGRLRQLINHLNGLPAAA, encoded by the coding sequence ATGAAAAGCCCTGTCGCCCGCTCAAAACCCGCTCCGACCAAAGACGAAATCCTCGCGCAACTCAACAGTCTGCTCGACCGTCCGGACGATGACATCCAGGCGGCGCTCATGAAGGAAATTCTCATCGGCGTCCTCCGGCTGTCGGAGTCGCAGATGGACGTCCTGGACCTGAAGATCGTCAATCGTGCGTTAAAAGAATTACGACATGCGTTCAAAGTGTTTCAGGGCTATCGGCATCGGCTGAAGGTCAGCGTGTTCGGGTCTGCCCGCACTCCCGCCGATGATCCTAACTACCAACTGGCCTTCCGGTTCGCCAAACGGATGGTTGAAGAGGGCTACATGACGATCACCGGCGGCGCCGACGGCATCATGCGGGCATCCCAAGAAGGAGCCGGCCGCGAGCATAGCTTCGGCGTCAATATCATGCTGCCCTTCGAGCAGGGGGCCAACTCCGTCATTGCCGACGACCCCAAGCTCGTGACCTTCAAATATTTTTTCACCCGCAAGCTCATGTTCCAAAAAGAATCCCATGCCATCGCCCTGTTCCCCGGCGGATTCGGCACCCATGACGAAGGGTTTGAGATTTTGACCCTCGTGCAAACCGGGAAGAGCGACCCGAAACCGATCGTCTGCCTGCAGGCTCCGGGGTGCGATTACTGGAATCACTGGAACCTGTTCATCACCGAACAGTTGCTGAAACGGCACCTGATCAATGCCGAGGACCTCGCCCTCTTCACCATCGTCGACAATGTGGAAGATGCCGTCACTGAGATCCGGACCTTTTACCGACGGTATCACTCGATCCGATTCGTGGGTCGCCAACTCGCCATCAGACTGAAAACCCCGTTGACCGAGGCGCAAGTCGAGAACGTGCAGCAGGAATTCAAGGATCTGCTGACAGAAGGAACCTTTGAGCAGCGGCCGTCCCTCCCCGAAGAAATCGATGAGCCTGGACTGAAAGACTTCGCGCGCTTGACCTTTTCGTTCAACCGCCGCAGTGCCGGTCGGCTCCGACAACTCATTAACCACCTCAATGGGCTTCCTGCGGCGGCCTGA
- a CDS encoding rhomboid family serine protease has translation MLPLNDDNPTESAPVVTITFIAACCLVFLYQSALPPGPGEAFVYQYGAIPAVVFGRAVLPPEVMAIPAVSTVLTSMFLHGSWMHLIGNMLYLWIFGNNIEDVMGHAKFVVFYVLCGVLAALSHAWTDPTSTVPMVGASGAISGVLGAYLLLFPHARVLLLAPMVGMVTVPAGIVLGFWFVMQLLSGGASLGSQGGGVAFFAHIGGFIAGMGLIGFFKRPEVRFFTPARTRSWRY, from the coding sequence ATGCTCCCGCTCAACGACGATAACCCGACGGAAAGCGCGCCGGTCGTCACCATCACGTTCATCGCCGCCTGCTGCCTCGTATTCCTGTACCAAAGCGCGCTCCCTCCAGGACCGGGAGAAGCCTTTGTCTATCAGTACGGTGCCATCCCGGCTGTCGTATTCGGCCGCGCAGTGCTTCCGCCTGAGGTCATGGCGATCCCGGCCGTTTCGACCGTACTGACGAGCATGTTCCTGCACGGCAGTTGGATGCACCTCATCGGCAACATGCTCTATCTCTGGATCTTCGGCAACAACATCGAGGACGTCATGGGCCATGCGAAGTTCGTCGTGTTTTATGTCCTGTGCGGCGTCTTGGCTGCGCTCAGCCACGCTTGGACCGATCCCACCTCCACCGTTCCGATGGTCGGCGCCAGCGGCGCAATCTCCGGGGTGTTGGGGGCCTATCTGCTCTTATTCCCCCACGCCCGGGTGCTGCTGCTCGCTCCGATGGTGGGAATGGTCACGGTGCCGGCCGGCATCGTGTTGGGATTCTGGTTCGTGATGCAGCTCTTGAGCGGAGGAGCGAGTCTCGGGTCGCAAGGGGGAGGGGTGGCCTTCTTCGCTCACATCGGCGGGTTCATCGCAGGAATGGGGCTGATCGGTTTCTTCAAACGACCGGAGGTGCGGTTCTTTACACCGGCCCGCACCAGGTCATGGCGGTACTAA